A stretch of Vannielia litorea DNA encodes these proteins:
- a CDS encoding SufE family protein: MARAAFEEIVETFEFLDDWEDRYRHVIELGKGMAPLPEAQKVPATKVEGCASQVWLVPEVEGAGADAVLTFTGESDAMIVNGLIAVLKALYSGATVAEVQTVDAPAELKRLGLDEHLSSQRSNGLRAMVARVRAVAEKAAAV, translated from the coding sequence ATGGCGAGAGCGGCATTCGAGGAGATCGTGGAGACCTTCGAGTTTCTGGACGACTGGGAAGACCGGTATCGACACGTGATCGAGCTCGGCAAGGGCATGGCGCCTTTGCCCGAAGCGCAGAAGGTGCCGGCCACCAAGGTGGAAGGCTGCGCAAGCCAGGTCTGGCTGGTGCCTGAGGTCGAGGGCGCAGGGGCCGACGCGGTGCTTACATTCACCGGCGAGAGCGATGCGATGATCGTCAACGGGTTGATCGCGGTGCTGAAGGCGCTCTACTCCGGCGCCACCGTGGCGGAGGTGCAGACGGTGGATGCCCCTGCGGAGTTGAAGCGCCTGGGGCTGGACGAGCACTTGAGCTCGCAACGGTCGAACGGGTTGAGGGCCATGGTCGCGCGGGTGCGCGCGGTGGCGGAGAAAGCGGCAGCAGTCTGA
- a CDS encoding vWA domain-containing protein: MRQVAAAFGLILCSGSGGAWAQEGGGVDCVALYADLANQWPVQLEQCEPREMSYTLEACTPPSSFVAGAVTTHILLAIDASGSMAGAAGNLSKMDAAKREARAFLGEVHEDVDVGLMVYGHKGSNKPEGKAESCAAAEMVHGFDAPRSKLGDTVEELRPVGHTPIAGALEEAARLVADLPAGADGQAPVPVVYLISDGEETCDGDPVAAAEALREAGVKTTVNTIGFAVDAETEAQLQAIAQAGGGTYYPAEDASALQRQLNAIKDAEASVQRYKYCVEQNVGQIAASAQTEILRITSCYHENSPLDRQNGINAYFRDAQKADSPEAACAGKVQLMAAKDLRPALKWLADRSGTLNGKARADIADYRSKAGLVAE; this comes from the coding sequence ATGAGACAAGTTGCAGCGGCTTTCGGCCTGATCCTGTGCAGTGGAAGCGGGGGCGCATGGGCGCAGGAGGGCGGCGGCGTGGACTGCGTGGCACTCTATGCCGACCTCGCCAACCAGTGGCCGGTGCAGCTGGAGCAGTGCGAGCCGCGGGAGATGAGCTACACGCTGGAGGCCTGCACACCGCCCTCGAGCTTTGTCGCCGGGGCCGTCACCACCCACATCCTGCTGGCGATCGACGCTTCGGGCTCGATGGCGGGCGCGGCGGGCAATCTCTCGAAGATGGACGCAGCCAAGCGCGAGGCGCGGGCCTTTCTGGGCGAGGTGCACGAGGATGTGGACGTGGGGCTCATGGTCTATGGCCACAAGGGGTCCAACAAGCCGGAGGGCAAGGCGGAGAGCTGTGCCGCCGCCGAGATGGTGCACGGCTTCGATGCCCCGCGGTCCAAGCTGGGCGACACGGTCGAGGAGTTGCGCCCGGTGGGCCACACCCCGATCGCCGGCGCGCTGGAAGAGGCCGCAAGGCTCGTGGCCGACCTGCCTGCGGGCGCCGACGGGCAAGCGCCGGTGCCGGTGGTCTACCTCATCTCGGACGGCGAGGAGACCTGCGACGGAGATCCGGTGGCCGCCGCCGAGGCGCTGCGCGAGGCCGGTGTGAAGACGACGGTCAACACCATCGGCTTTGCGGTTGATGCGGAGACCGAGGCGCAACTGCAGGCAATCGCGCAAGCCGGCGGCGGAACCTATTATCCTGCGGAGGATGCGTCTGCGTTGCAGAGGCAGTTGAACGCGATCAAGGACGCGGAGGCTTCGGTGCAGCGGTACAAGTATTGCGTGGAGCAGAACGTGGGCCAGATCGCCGCCTCGGCGCAGACGGAGATCCTGCGGATTACATCCTGTTACCACGAGAACAGCCCCTTGGACCGTCAGAACGGGATCAACGCTTATTTTCGCGATGCGCAGAAGGCCGACAGCCCCGAGGCCGCCTGCGCCGGCAAGGTGCAGCTGATGGCCGCAAAGGACCTGCGCCCGGCGCTGAAGTGGCTTGCCGACCGGAGTGGCACGCTGAATGGCAAGGCACGGGCGGATATTGCCGACTACCGCTCGAAAGCGGGCCTCGTCGCGGAGTAA
- a CDS encoding cryptochrome/photolyase family protein yields MTRTTILWHRRDLRLSDLPALTAAREQGAVIPVFIRERKVDALGAAPAWRLGWSLEAHGAELEAVGSRLVLRSGDALEVLRTLVAETGAEAVYWSREYDPVSIERDSEVKAALREAGVEARSFPGKLLWEPWEVKTGQGGPYKVFSPMWKTMKGEAPGTECPRPRELAGPADWPESESLGDWTLGAAMRRGGEVLARYAVVGETAAQERLRDFVAGRMHNYPKGRDLLAERWTSGLSENLTYGEISPRQCWNAAEGDGSETFRKELAWREFGWQLGYHFPHMFEREWREEWSRFPWKDDERKAEVKAWKQGRTGVDVVDAAMRELYVTGTMHNRARMIVASYLTKHMMTDWRVGRDWFADTLIDWDEASNALGWQWTAGCGPDAAPYFRVFNPASQAEKFDAKGGYRERWLGSGEDASRFYDAVPVSWRMEQGRDRPAKPVVGLEEGRKAALDAYAARDF; encoded by the coding sequence ATGACCCGCACCACGATCCTCTGGCACCGCCGCGACCTGCGGCTTTCGGACCTGCCTGCGCTGACGGCGGCGCGGGAGCAGGGGGCGGTGATTCCCGTGTTCATCCGCGAGCGGAAGGTGGATGCGCTGGGCGCCGCACCGGCCTGGCGGCTGGGGTGGTCTCTGGAGGCGCATGGGGCGGAGCTGGAGGCGGTGGGCTCGCGGCTGGTCCTGCGCTCGGGCGATGCGCTGGAGGTGCTGCGAACACTGGTGGCCGAGACCGGGGCGGAGGCGGTCTATTGGTCGCGCGAGTACGATCCGGTGAGCATCGAGCGCGACAGCGAGGTGAAGGCCGCGCTGCGGGAGGCGGGCGTGGAGGCCAGGAGCTTTCCGGGCAAGCTGCTCTGGGAGCCCTGGGAGGTGAAGACCGGGCAGGGCGGGCCCTACAAGGTGTTCTCGCCGATGTGGAAGACCATGAAGGGCGAGGCCCCCGGCACGGAGTGTCCGCGCCCGCGCGAGCTGGCCGGGCCGGCGGATTGGCCCGAGAGCGAAAGTCTCGGAGACTGGACACTCGGTGCCGCCATGCGGCGCGGCGGCGAGGTGCTGGCGCGGTATGCGGTGGTGGGCGAGACGGCGGCGCAAGAGCGCCTTCGGGATTTCGTCGCCGGGCGGATGCACAACTACCCCAAGGGGCGTGACCTCCTCGCCGAGCGCTGGACCTCCGGCCTGAGCGAGAACCTCACCTATGGCGAGATCTCCCCGCGCCAGTGCTGGAACGCGGCGGAGGGCGACGGCAGCGAGACGTTCCGCAAGGAGCTGGCCTGGCGCGAGTTCGGCTGGCAACTGGGCTATCACTTTCCGCATATGTTCGAGCGGGAGTGGCGCGAGGAATGGAGCCGCTTCCCCTGGAAGGATGACGAGCGGAAAGCGGAGGTGAAGGCCTGGAAACAGGGGCGCACGGGCGTCGACGTGGTGGATGCGGCGATGCGCGAGCTCTACGTCACCGGCACCATGCACAACCGCGCCCGGATGATCGTGGCGAGCTACCTGACCAAGCACATGATGACCGACTGGCGCGTGGGGCGTGACTGGTTCGCCGACACGCTGATCGACTGGGACGAGGCCTCCAATGCGCTCGGGTGGCAATGGACGGCGGGCTGCGGGCCGGATGCGGCGCCCTACTTCAGGGTCTTCAACCCGGCCAGCCAGGCGGAGAAGTTCGATGCGAAGGGCGGCTACCGGGAGCGGTGGCTCGGCAGCGGGGAAGACGCGTCGCGCTTTTATGACGCGGTGCCCGTGAGCTGGCGGATGGAACAGGGCAGGGATCGCCCGGCCAAACCAGTGGTCGGGCTGGAGGAGGGGCGCAAGGCTGCGTTGGACGCCTACGCGGCCCGCGATTTCTGA
- a CDS encoding type I restriction endonuclease, with translation MSSFSDQVSQIANRSKVAERQALTEEATKTSVILPFIQILGFDVFNLDEVVPEFIADVGTKKGEKVDFAVKIDGKISMLVEVKPISCKLGDAQYSQLFRYFAVTESRLAILTNGREAWFFSDTDEPNKMDKKPFFKFDFQSHDEGQIEELARFQKPNFAIDEIIEAASNLKYVRAAANYLRAQLENPEDEFVRVVGRNIHEGSITKGVLEQIKPAIQSALDEVIRERIQDRLSITFRDEKKVASEIVPQEPSDSAGSDRDINTTDEELSGHLIVRAIAAKRVPVSRVAIRDAKSYCAILMDDNNRKPICRLYFNSPTTKYIGIFDNAKVETKHRVDGPEDIYKFSDDIERVVIALA, from the coding sequence ATGAGCAGTTTCTCCGATCAAGTTTCCCAGATTGCGAACCGATCAAAGGTGGCGGAACGCCAAGCATTGACCGAAGAGGCAACCAAGACGTCGGTTATCTTACCTTTCATCCAGATCCTCGGGTTTGACGTGTTTAATCTGGACGAAGTGGTCCCAGAGTTCATAGCAGATGTCGGCACCAAGAAAGGCGAGAAGGTCGACTTCGCCGTAAAGATTGACGGCAAGATTTCGATGCTGGTCGAGGTGAAACCCATAAGCTGCAAGTTGGGAGATGCTCAATACTCGCAGCTATTTCGATATTTCGCCGTTACAGAAAGCCGTTTGGCCATCTTGACCAATGGACGTGAGGCCTGGTTCTTTTCCGACACCGACGAACCCAACAAGATGGACAAGAAGCCGTTCTTCAAGTTCGACTTTCAGAGCCACGATGAGGGGCAGATTGAAGAGCTGGCGAGGTTCCAGAAACCCAACTTCGCAATTGACGAGATCATTGAGGCCGCATCAAATCTCAAGTATGTAAGGGCGGCAGCCAACTACTTGAGGGCGCAACTCGAGAATCCCGAGGACGAATTTGTTCGTGTTGTCGGTCGCAATATTCACGAAGGCTCGATAACCAAGGGAGTGCTGGAGCAGATAAAACCCGCGATCCAGTCCGCACTGGATGAGGTCATTCGAGAAAGAATTCAGGATCGACTCAGCATCACGTTCAGAGACGAGAAAAAGGTTGCAAGCGAAATCGTGCCGCAAGAACCTTCCGATAGTGCTGGTTCTGATCGTGATATCAATACTACCGATGAAGAGCTGTCAGGCCATTTGATCGTACGAGCCATTGCGGCGAAGCGTGTTCCGGTGAGCAGGGTCGCGATACGTGACGCCAAGAGTTACTGTGCGATACTGATGGATGACAATAATCGCAAACCAATTTGCAGACTATACTTCAACTCGCCGACTACTAAGTACATTGGCATCTTCGATAATGCAAAGGTGGAGACGAAACACAGAGTCGACGGGCCGGAAGATATCTACAAATTTTCTGATGACATTGAGCGGGTGGTAATCGCGTTGGCCTGA
- a CDS encoding alanine/glycine:cation symporter family protein, which translates to MGFLDTTFNAINDLTWGWALVPFLVVLGIFFTVASGFVQFRFFTRMFKVLTGTDEDNDPTKISAREALFVSVGGRVGGGNIAGVAVAITAGGPGAVFWMWAIALVGMCSALVEATLAQLYKRTEPNGDYRGGPARAIIHGLGANYRWLAVIYAVCLIASFSIGFNAFQGNTVAGAALDSMNIPRIATGAVLAAATGVIVWGGIHRIAKAADVIIPVMALMYIGMALVIIVLNIGAVPGVIVDIVANAFGFREAVAGGMGAAIANGLRRGLFSNEAGLGSAPNVAATAYVKHPVSQGITQSFSVFIDTIIICSCTAFVILLGDVYQPGAEGIDGVALTQQSMVDHVGAWSQYYLTVAILLFSFSSIMYNYYLGENALSFMTGNPMAIQVLRVAIVCIVFLGAVAPGATFVFNFSDPMMGILAVVNLLALAMLFPVAVRLINDFRAQLKAGVKMPVFDPARFPDLDTDPTAWPDAPKAPAE; encoded by the coding sequence ATGGGATTTCTGGACACGACCTTCAATGCAATCAACGATTTGACCTGGGGCTGGGCGCTGGTGCCCTTTCTCGTGGTTTTGGGCATCTTCTTCACCGTGGCGTCGGGCTTCGTGCAGTTCCGGTTCTTCACCCGCATGTTCAAGGTGCTGACCGGCACCGATGAAGACAACGACCCGACCAAGATCAGCGCCCGCGAGGCGCTCTTCGTCTCGGTCGGCGGCCGGGTGGGCGGCGGCAACATCGCCGGTGTCGCGGTGGCGATCACCGCCGGCGGACCGGGCGCGGTGTTCTGGATGTGGGCGATTGCGCTGGTCGGCATGTGCTCGGCGCTGGTGGAGGCCACGCTGGCGCAGCTCTACAAGCGCACCGAACCCAACGGCGACTATCGCGGCGGCCCGGCGCGGGCGATCATCCACGGGCTCGGCGCAAATTACCGCTGGCTGGCGGTGATCTACGCGGTCTGTTTGATCGCCTCCTTCTCGATCGGGTTCAATGCCTTCCAGGGCAACACGGTGGCGGGCGCGGCGCTCGACAGCATGAACATCCCCCGCATTGCGACGGGCGCGGTGCTGGCGGCGGCGACGGGGGTCATCGTCTGGGGCGGCATCCACCGGATTGCCAAGGCGGCGGATGTGATCATCCCGGTCATGGCCTTGATGTACATCGGCATGGCGCTGGTCATCATCGTGCTCAACATCGGCGCGGTGCCGGGTGTGATCGTGGATATCGTGGCCAATGCCTTCGGGTTCCGCGAGGCGGTTGCGGGCGGCATGGGCGCGGCGATCGCCAACGGATTGCGGCGCGGGCTCTTCTCCAACGAGGCGGGTCTCGGCTCGGCGCCGAACGTGGCGGCGACGGCCTATGTGAAGCACCCGGTGAGCCAGGGCATCACCCAGAGCTTCTCGGTCTTCATCGACACGATCATCATCTGCTCCTGCACCGCCTTTGTGATCCTGCTGGGCGATGTCTACCAGCCCGGCGCAGAGGGCATCGACGGCGTGGCGCTGACCCAGCAGAGCATGGTGGACCATGTCGGCGCCTGGTCGCAATACTACCTGACGGTGGCGATCCTGCTCTTCAGCTTTTCCTCGATCATGTACAACTACTATCTGGGCGAGAACGCGCTGAGCTTCATGACCGGCAACCCGATGGCGATCCAGGTGCTGCGGGTGGCCATTGTCTGCATCGTCTTCCTCGGCGCGGTGGCACCGGGCGCGACCTTCGTGTTCAACTTCTCCGACCCGATGATGGGGATCCTCGCGGTGGTCAACCTGCTGGCTCTGGCGATGCTCTTCCCGGTGGCGGTGCGGCTGATCAACGACTTCCGGGCGCAGTTGAAGGCGGGGGTGAAGATGCCCGTCTTCGACCCCGCCCGGTTCCCCGACCTCGACACCGACCCGACCGCCTGGCCGGACGCACCGAAGGCCCCGGCGGAGTAG
- the rnd gene encoding ribonuclease D, which translates to MRTLTTTQELSEFCETAAKASYMTVDTEFLRERTYYSKLCLVQLALPGDGEAVLVDPILGEEMSLEPLYELFRNRDVVKVFHAARQDLEIFFVEGGVIPEPLFDTQVAAMVCGFGEQVGYETLVKRIVKAQVDKSSRFTDWSRRPLTDAQKEYALADVTHLRVVYEHLAAQLAKSGRSPWVEEELAVLLAPETYVVKPEDAWKRVKTRTNSGRFLAIVRELARFREGYAQSRNIPRNRVYKDDALLELASTKPRNEKELSRSRLLLREARRGEIAEGILASVTAGLEADPAEFPEVDRSREKLQVNPALADLLRVLLKAKSERFNVAQRLIASAADLDEIAAGERDVAALKGWRREVFGEDALKLCDGKVALALKGENVEIVAL; encoded by the coding sequence ATGCGCACATTGACGACCACCCAGGAGCTGTCCGAGTTTTGCGAGACAGCGGCCAAGGCCTCCTACATGACCGTTGATACCGAGTTCCTGCGGGAGCGGACCTATTACTCCAAGCTGTGCCTCGTGCAGCTGGCCCTGCCGGGCGACGGCGAGGCGGTGCTGGTGGACCCGATCCTGGGCGAAGAGATGTCGCTCGAGCCGCTCTACGAGCTGTTCCGCAACCGTGACGTGGTGAAGGTATTTCATGCGGCGCGGCAGGATCTGGAGATCTTCTTCGTCGAGGGCGGCGTGATCCCCGAGCCGCTGTTCGACACCCAGGTGGCGGCGATGGTCTGCGGCTTCGGCGAGCAGGTGGGCTACGAGACCCTGGTAAAGCGTATCGTGAAGGCGCAGGTCGACAAGTCGAGCCGCTTCACCGACTGGTCGCGCCGTCCGCTGACCGACGCACAGAAGGAATACGCCCTGGCCGACGTGACCCACCTCCGGGTGGTCTACGAGCATCTGGCGGCGCAGCTTGCCAAGTCGGGGCGGTCGCCCTGGGTCGAGGAAGAGCTGGCGGTGTTGCTGGCTCCGGAGACCTATGTGGTCAAACCCGAGGATGCCTGGAAGCGGGTCAAGACCCGCACCAACTCGGGCCGGTTCCTGGCTATCGTGCGCGAGCTCGCGCGCTTTCGCGAAGGCTATGCGCAAAGCCGCAACATACCGCGCAACCGGGTCTACAAGGATGATGCGCTTCTTGAGCTTGCCTCGACAAAGCCACGGAATGAAAAGGAATTGTCCCGTTCGAGACTCCTGTTGCGCGAAGCGCGGCGCGGCGAGATCGCCGAGGGTATCCTGGCTTCGGTCACGGCGGGCCTGGAGGCCGATCCGGCAGAGTTTCCGGAGGTCGATCGGTCGCGCGAGAAACTCCAGGTCAATCCGGCGCTGGCCGATCTGCTGCGGGTGCTGCTGAAGGCAAAAAGCGAGCGGTTCAACGTGGCGCAACGGCTGATTGCCAGCGCGGCCGATCTGGACGAGATCGCTGCGGGCGAGCGCGATGTTGCGGCCCTGAAGGGCTGGCGGCGCGAGGTGTTCGGCGAGGATGCGCTGAAGCTCTGCGACGGCAAGGTGGCGCTGGCCTTGAAAGGCGAGAACGTGGAGATCGTCGCACTCTGA
- the acuI gene encoding acryloyl-CoA reductase, with protein sequence MRALIVEKDEDGKTSASVQEIEEQRLPEGDVTVAVEYSTVNYKDGLCIGPGGGLVRNYPHVPGIDFAGTVESSDDPRYKPGDKVVLTGWRVGEAHWGGYAEKARVKADWLVPLPDGLSTREAMAVGTAGFTAMLAVMALEKQGLKPGQGPVLVTGASGGVGSVATAILANLGYEVAGVTGRPESADYLKDLGASQIVPREDIAEAVKRPLESETWAGCVDAVGGAMLARVLGQMKYGASVAAVGLAGGAALPATVVPFLLRGVNLLGIDSVMQPYENRLEAWKRIATDLPMEKLEAMIQPATLADLPGLGADILKGQVRGRVVVDVNA encoded by the coding sequence ATGCGTGCACTGATCGTCGAGAAGGACGAGGACGGAAAGACCTCTGCCAGCGTGCAGGAAATCGAGGAGCAGCGCCTGCCGGAGGGCGACGTGACGGTGGCGGTGGAGTATTCCACGGTGAACTACAAGGACGGGCTCTGCATTGGTCCGGGCGGCGGGCTGGTGCGCAACTATCCGCATGTGCCGGGCATCGACTTTGCCGGGACCGTCGAATCCAGCGACGACCCGCGGTACAAGCCAGGCGACAAGGTGGTGCTGACAGGCTGGCGCGTGGGAGAGGCGCATTGGGGGGGCTATGCCGAGAAGGCGCGGGTCAAGGCCGACTGGCTGGTTCCCTTGCCCGATGGCCTCAGCACCCGTGAGGCGATGGCCGTCGGCACGGCCGGATTCACCGCGATGCTCGCGGTGATGGCGCTCGAGAAGCAGGGGCTGAAACCGGGGCAGGGACCGGTGCTGGTGACCGGCGCGAGTGGGGGCGTGGGCTCTGTCGCCACGGCGATTCTGGCGAATTTGGGCTACGAGGTGGCCGGCGTCACCGGGCGGCCCGAGAGTGCGGACTACCTGAAAGACCTTGGCGCCAGCCAGATCGTGCCACGGGAGGACATTGCGGAGGCTGTCAAGCGGCCGCTCGAGAGCGAGACCTGGGCGGGCTGCGTGGATGCCGTGGGTGGCGCGATGCTGGCGCGCGTGCTCGGGCAGATGAAATACGGGGCGAGCGTGGCCGCCGTGGGGCTTGCGGGTGGTGCGGCGCTGCCTGCCACGGTGGTGCCGTTCCTGCTGCGGGGGGTGAACCTGCTGGGCATCGACTCGGTCATGCAGCCCTACGAGAACCGGCTGGAGGCCTGGAAGCGGATCGCCACCGATCTTCCGATGGAGAAGCTGGAAGCGATGATCCAGCCCGCCACGCTGGCCGATCTGCCAGGTCTCGGCGCGGATATCCTCAAGGGCCAGGTGCGCGGGCGCGTCGTGGTGGACGTCAACGCCTGA
- a CDS encoding TrgA family protein yields the protein MPTATKLMSALAFAVLAFFASEVFKPLLPEGTKSGMLSFVNAGIGLVCGWLIMGRLAGRGKFAAGGAGVRTALATTFWCLVFWSIWEMLRLSTRPGTYAGPVEAVNGSFGLMFDNLILILTDPRIGFTLGEGTYFLPQVPLVLIVGGMLCGWFAEWTEERSQDAGKIA from the coding sequence ATGCCTACCGCCACCAAGCTCATGTCTGCCCTGGCCTTCGCCGTGCTGGCCTTCTTTGCCTCCGAAGTGTTCAAGCCGCTGCTGCCGGAAGGAACCAAGTCGGGGATGCTCTCCTTCGTGAACGCCGGGATCGGGCTTGTCTGCGGCTGGCTGATCATGGGGCGCCTTGCAGGCCGCGGGAAGTTTGCCGCTGGCGGTGCCGGCGTGCGAACGGCGCTGGCGACGACCTTCTGGTGCCTTGTCTTCTGGTCGATCTGGGAGATGCTCCGGCTCTCCACCCGGCCTGGCACCTACGCAGGGCCGGTGGAGGCGGTGAACGGCTCATTCGGCCTGATGTTCGACAACCTCATCCTGATCCTCACCGACCCGAGAATCGGCTTTACCCTCGGCGAGGGAACCTATTTTCTGCCCCAGGTGCCGCTCGTTCTGATCGTGGGCGGCATGCTCTGCGGCTGGTTCGCGGAGTGGACCGAGGAGCGCTCGCAGGACGCAGGCAAGATCGCCTGA
- a CDS encoding BCCT family transporter, with amino-acid sequence MTETTPDDQGIPAPEGTAAVIETDHEIGVHNIEGKFGPYGFDIHNPVFWISALIIVAFVLFALIAPGTADAIFNGVDASAVEGCEAGAFCDLGLRAWMTSKFDWFFLWGANIFVIVCLLLIVSPWGSVRLGGSEATPDYSYAGWFAMLFAAGMGIGLMFFGVLEPAYYFGTPWGDAPLGAVRPFDADGNLIAENVEEARRMALAATSFHWALHPWAIYAIVALALALFSYNKGLPLSIRSAFYPILGERVWGFWGHLIDITAVFATLFGLATSLGLGAQQANAGLNFVYGIPANTTVQVILICAITAVALISVLRGLEGGVKLLSEINMVIAILLLAFVFFAAGAGAILSDFVSTLGAYVQEVIPLSNPHGREDLGYMQGWTAFYWAWWISWSPFVGMFIARVSRGRTVREFIICVLIIPSLVCVFWMAVFGGAAINDMVANPDASLVKAQVIDAYKPELSLFAMLQGLPWTAVTSTVGIVLVIVFFVTSSDSGSLVIDTITAGGKVDAPVPQRVFWCTFEGLVAIALLLGGGLGALQAMVISTGLPFTIVLLLMCFAIIKGLIAEKRA; translated from the coding sequence ATGACTGAAACAACACCAGACGACCAGGGCATACCCGCCCCGGAAGGAACGGCCGCCGTGATCGAAACCGATCACGAGATCGGCGTTCACAATATCGAAGGCAAGTTCGGACCCTACGGGTTTGATATCCACAACCCGGTGTTCTGGATCTCGGCCCTCATCATCGTGGCCTTCGTTCTCTTCGCCCTGATTGCTCCGGGCACGGCCGACGCGATTTTCAACGGGGTGGACGCCTCGGCGGTGGAGGGCTGCGAGGCCGGGGCCTTCTGCGACCTCGGGCTCAGGGCCTGGATGACCTCGAAGTTCGACTGGTTCTTCCTCTGGGGGGCCAACATCTTCGTCATCGTCTGCCTCCTGCTCATCGTCAGCCCCTGGGGCTCGGTGCGGCTCGGCGGTTCCGAGGCCACGCCCGACTACAGCTACGCCGGGTGGTTTGCGATGCTCTTTGCTGCCGGCATGGGCATTGGCCTGATGTTCTTCGGCGTGCTCGAACCCGCCTATTACTTCGGCACGCCCTGGGGCGACGCCCCTCTTGGCGCGGTCCGGCCGTTCGATGCCGATGGCAACCTGATCGCGGAGAACGTGGAGGAGGCGCGGCGCATGGCGCTGGCTGCGACCTCCTTCCACTGGGCGCTTCACCCCTGGGCGATCTATGCCATCGTGGCGCTGGCGCTGGCGCTGTTCAGCTACAACAAGGGCTTGCCGCTCAGCATCCGATCGGCCTTCTATCCGATCCTCGGGGAGCGGGTCTGGGGCTTCTGGGGCCATCTGATCGATATCACGGCCGTCTTCGCCACGCTCTTCGGCCTGGCCACCTCGCTCGGGCTGGGCGCCCAGCAGGCAAATGCCGGTCTGAACTTTGTCTACGGGATTCCGGCCAACACGACGGTGCAGGTCATCCTGATCTGCGCGATCACGGCGGTCGCGCTGATCTCGGTGCTGCGCGGGCTGGAGGGCGGTGTGAAGTTGCTCTCCGAGATCAACATGGTCATCGCCATCCTGCTCCTGGCCTTCGTGTTCTTCGCCGCCGGTGCGGGTGCAATCCTGAGCGACTTCGTCTCGACGCTGGGCGCCTATGTTCAGGAGGTGATCCCGCTGTCGAACCCGCATGGACGCGAGGATCTCGGCTACATGCAGGGCTGGACGGCCTTCTACTGGGCCTGGTGGATCAGCTGGTCACCCTTCGTGGGCATGTTCATCGCGCGGGTGTCGCGCGGGCGGACGGTGCGCGAGTTCATCATCTGCGTGCTCATCATCCCGAGCCTGGTCTGCGTGTTCTGGATGGCGGTCTTTGGCGGTGCGGCAATCAATGACATGGTGGCCAACCCCGACGCGAGCCTCGTGAAGGCGCAGGTGATCGACGCCTACAAGCCCGAGCTGTCGCTCTTTGCCATGCTTCAGGGCCTTCCCTGGACTGCGGTGACCTCGACCGTCGGGATCGTGCTGGTGATCGTGTTCTTCGTGACCAGCTCGGACTCCGGCAGCCTCGTGATCGACACGATCACAGCAGGCGGCAAGGTGGATGCGCCGGTGCCGCAGCGGGTGTTCTGGTGCACCTTCGAGGGGCTGGTGGCGATTGCGCTGCTGCTCGGTGGCGGGCTTGGCGCCTTGCAGGCGATGGTGATCTCCACGGGTCTGCCGTTTACCATCGTGCTGCTGCTGATGTGCTTTGCCATCATCAAGGGGCTGATCGCCGAAAAGCGGGCCTGA